From the genome of Podospora bellae-mahoneyi strain CBS 112042 chromosome 2, whole genome shotgun sequence:
GAAGACGACCCCGACATCCAAgcgggtgatgggggaggctTCTTAGGGATGTTTAAACTCAAGGCTGTGGAGACGGCCAAGAGCTTCATGATTGACATGTGGCTTGCGCGACACACCGAAGACAAGATCCTACCCATCATCCACAAGGTTCTGGACGCGGCAAAGGAGGAGTTTGCGGATGCGGTTGGGAATGGTGAGGGGGTGTATGCGGTGGGGTATTGCATAGGGGGACGGTATGTCCTGTTGCTGGGGCAACagagggagaaaaggggggaggatgtggagcagGGTGATGTCAAGGAGGGACCGTGGATCAAGGCGGGTGCGGTGGCGCATGCGACGATGGTGTTGAGGCAGGATTTTGTGGGGTTGAAGGCGCCGGTTAGCTTGGTCAATGTGGAGAGCGATCCTATGTTTCCtgatgaggtgagggttgctggggaggatgagatgaggaaggggggggtggagcaTGAGGTGAAGGTTTATCCTGGGGTTCCGCATGGTGAGATTTCTTTCAATCAGGGGGGTGCGGAAAGAGAGAGTTGGCTAACGTGATGATAGGTTTTGCTGTTGTGGGGGAGTATGAGGATGGGAATATCAAGGAGGCGCAGAAGACGGCGTATGGACAAATGTTGAAGTGGTTACAGGATCATtgatgggggaagggtgtGGACTGCTGGTTAGGATCAGGCGTCGTGGGCACTTTTTTCTCTCGTTTTCGAAATACCTATGGAATGGGCAGAGCAATGGCATCATGCAGGCAGGTTCAGTGTTTGGGTGGCTTATTGCTCTTGTTGTTAGTGTTATTCGTCCTAAATTGACAGCTCAAACAGAACCAAAGTGTCACTACTTTTCTTCACACAATGACATGTGAAAGAATATAATTGCTGGTGTGGACGTGGACCGGCGTAGAATGATTGGCTTAGGCGAACCTCAAGTAATAGAACGGGCACGGAAGAACCCCCAAGCACAGCCATGCACGTCCCGAATTTTTAGGACCAGTCGCCATCTGCGATGTACTTTGAtttcccccccaaacagGTGGCGATGAACAGTATAACATGAAAAGCACATCAAAAGCCGCTTCGGGCCAAGCCTATGGAGGATCATGACGTCCCTCGACCAGGCAGGCTATGGACTCGAAACCGTTGAGGGAGAGAATTGTCATAGTAGTCAACGTCATCTGTAAAGGCACCAGGGGGAGCCAAAAGAGATAATCGGCCACGGGGCGGGAGGAGACATTGTAGGCGCCTCCCGGCTCATATGGTCACCTTTCTGGCGGTGGGTGTTGTCAGGTGAGACACAAGGCAAACTGCGGGGCAGAGAAGCGATTCTTCAGTCTGCCCGGGCAAGGAGTTCGGGCACTGCTCGTTGTCATGATATAGGACTATCATATCGGCTTTCTAAACACTTGCCGGCTCTGCAGAAGTAGGGTCTATAGCCCGGAACCCCATGGGGATATGATCGAGGCTCTAACAGCAGTTTGCAAGATAAACCAGACTCCAAGTTGTAGGATCTCCACACAAGCAACTGACACCTTCCTTGGAGATTTCTCGCGTTCTTAATGTTGCTGAAGTAACAGGGCAGACAATGCGGCTTCGGCTGCTTGGTCTGGCTTGGGGCGggagtgggaaagggggggggggaggggacgggggcTGGAGAGAGGTTGAACAGCCGGGCGCAAGCCATATGCCCAGCATACACGTTGAACAGCCCATCATTATAAGCTCTCAAGACACTGGTTTGTTTTTTGATCTTCCTTTTCTCAAGTACTTCCTTTCTCAAGTATTTCCTTTCTCAAGTACTTccttttcccccctctctcttccaaTTTTGACACATCATCACACTCGTTTCCTGCCCAACTTTTGCACCTAACACCTTCCCAAATGGACGTTATCCAGTACCTAGCCGGCTTTAGAACTCGGAGGCATCGAAGGCAGCAGCCTTATTCCGACGCTCACAGAGCAGATTCCATGCGCCGTAGACTTCCGATCAACAATCGCTCAGAACCGGCGATACAGCTTGTGGCGGCTAACAATGAAGAAACCAATCATACAGTTGAAGAAGCACGCGACGTAGATTTGCCCGATACCACTAACGCTGGCGTACCTGAGGCGAACAGCAGCACATCTCTGGAGATGAAACTGAACGACCTCATGGAACTCGTTACCTCGCTCACCGCCTCAATCGTGACCAGGCCCGAAAACATAGCCTTTGCCCAGTCACCAACTGGTTTGGTTATCAACACCTCGACGACGGAGCGAGCCATTAATGAGCATCAGCCAACCGATGGTCTCGTTGAAGCAACCGCGGCACCTCAACAAGtcaacaacccaaacaccccTGGTCAAATCCCGCCCGTGGCTGGCCAAGGCTCGAGTCTTGAGGAACAGATGGACAATCTTGCGGTCATTGTCACCTTCTTGGTCCTCATGT
Proteins encoded in this window:
- a CDS encoding hypothetical protein (EggNog:ENOG503NYW9; COG:Q), whose protein sequence is MPIPEPDLATRAPESDAAEDQQDSPALSAIAAPTPPEQPQLCDNCVSDRPTPAGSGAPQGELTTLGGIDVYITKPPSYPSTPARLLLLLTGGTGLKSTNNQLQADIFSIEGNYVVVMPDLFSGDPAPNSQVKEDDPDIQAGDGGGFLGMFKLKAVETAKSFMIDMWLARHTEDKILPIIHKVLDAAKEEFADAVGNGEGVYAVGYCIGGRYVLLLGQQREKRGEDVEQGDVKEGPWIKAGAVAHATMVLRQDFVGLKAPVSLVNVESDPMFPDEVRVAGEDEMRKGGVEHEVKVYPGVPHGFAVVGEYEDGNIKEAQKTAYGQMLKWLQDH